CCCGTGTAGGCATAGCAGTTGTCGGCACCCGTGGAGCAGTTGGTCGAAATGCCGCCGCGGGTGATGTTGTGGAACACGCAACCGGCGGTGCCGGTGGCGCCCTTGTCGGCATCGCACGCGGCCAGCGTGGCGGGTGCCGCGCCGTCGGCGGTGCCGTACTCGTTTGCGGCCAGGGCATAGAGCGTGGTCGCCGCCACACCCTGCTTCCGGCGACCGGTGGACTGGTTCACCAGGGCCTGGATGGCCGCGAACATGGGCGATGCCAGCGACGTGCCACCGCTGCCGTCGGCTCCGTTGGGCAGTCCCGGCGCGCACAGCGCGCTGGAATCGCACGTCACCGCGTAGGTGACATTACCGTAGCTGCCGGCGAACAGGGCCACGTCGGGTATGTCGCGTGCCCCGTCCTTCGTTGCGCCGTGCACCTTGGCCTGCCATGCCGGCTTCTCGTTGTACAACGCAGGCGCGCCACTGGAGCCTTCCGCCGTGAACGGCGTGTTGAAGCGGCCCAGTTTGGCGTACTGTGCCTGGCAAAATTTCACTGCGCTGGCATAGCCGTTGGCCTTGGCGGCCACGCCGTTGCCGCAGGACTCGTTCCACGGGATCTCGGGTACGTACGACAAGGCGCTGCCCAGCACGCTGTTCGGCTTGGCCGCGAAATACGTGGCCGTGGTCTTGTCCAGCACATCGGCCGTATCCGTGCCGCCCACCGCGGTAACGTACGGCGAGGTTGCCAGCGCATTGGCGCTGATGCCCAGCGTGATGAACGCCGAGCCGTTGTAGCCCGTGTTCACGCCGGAATCGCCGGTGGAAACGAACACCGAGATGCCTTCGGCAGCGGCCTGCTGCCACATGCCGTCCAGGGCGATCTTGGTGGCGACGTCCACATCCAGTTCGTCGAAGCCGTAGCTGGCACTGATGATGTCCGGTCGGTCGGCGCCGTTGATGAGGTTGTTGGCCGCGGTGTACACGCCGCCGAAGAAGTTGTTCGTGCCCGAGTCGTCGCAGGTGGCGACCTTCAGCGTGGCGCCCGGCGCCATGGCGGTGACCCACTCGGCGTCGAGCAGCGTTTCACCGGACTCCTCTTCGAACCCGGCGCTCACGTTCGGATCGATGCAGTTGGTGCTGGACAGGCCCGCTGCCGGCGGATTGACCAGGGCATAGGTGCCGCCATATTTCGCCAGG
This DNA window, taken from Luteibacter sp. 9135, encodes the following:
- a CDS encoding S53 family peptidase; this encodes MTYRKSLLCAAVLCALSAPAAVFSQTAASAVADIDTTEAPRITQTVDARQRVAIAGSHIPLVDAVAATSVATDDLPMNHLQLVLKRSAKREAALKKVIAEQNDPSSPRFGRWLTPEAFGKSFGVTDADLAAAVSYLTAQGFTVNGVYPSHMQIDFSGSSGQVRNAFGVQEKYYAVDAKQHLANAGDVTIPKALSDVVAGVAGLTDLRPQAQHTPFVHAARDPSGTGFIRKPATGPSADVATAKASPQLFPYSDKIRLLTPYDMSVMYGTAPLIASGITGKGITVAVVEDADMPKEDWDNFVKAFDLAKYGGTYALVNPPAAGLSSTNCIDPNVSAGFEEESGETLLDAEWVTAMAPGATLKVATCDDSGTNNFFGGVYTAANNLINGADRPDIISASYGFDELDVDVATKIALDGMWQQAAAEGISVFVSTGDSGVNTGYNGSAFITLGISANALATSPYVTAVGGTDTADVLDKTTATYFAAKPNSVLGSALSYVPEIPWNESCGNGVAAKANGYASAVKFCQAQYAKLGRFNTPFTAEGSSGAPALYNEKPAWQAKVHGATKDGARDIPDVALFAGSYGNVTYAVTCDSSALCAPGLPNGADGSGGTSLASPMFAAIQALVNQSTGRRKQGVAATTLYALAANEYGTADGAAPATLAACDADKGATGTAGCVFHNITRGGISTNCSTGADNCYAYTGPYGLTSITTKKYKEAYPAQPGWSFASGLGSVNAANLAKAWKAYNKQH